A section of the Tachysurus fulvidraco isolate hzauxx_2018 chromosome 7, HZAU_PFXX_2.0, whole genome shotgun sequence genome encodes:
- the map9 gene encoding microtubule-associated protein 9 isoform X1 — MDEEDLCTTLAYNTSPTSSKRTTFQDELETAVNERAARNRALHRANGFSDEDDGDDDVLEELLKTRRKKMDMFKASKSKISLSVTKMSDEEEENIRPKKVSFLKKQRNSYTHKTDNLRSDTPRSDTPRSDSFRSDSTFISHQSVTEAQTLQRRQQDSDTVSAPQHSRSEPSACMRSLSESPLSLYSKSSQWEHGSECVSEATPPTPAPRQRADLYSARSGCDGEDGQTQAPSSRAAMSVLSNTITNTNTNTNTSFLTAGNSGIDSQQHGVSVMVNTHSRPLEGAESADFSAAEQKNQEEYQFGSEVSPVPDNGISRSSAFRPGSSRRSRSTSSYTAESRYLGTLKVLEQETGLDTADSLRATVYQNWLKNKQERLQVTLRAKKQEEKLKEEKKIEEERSKKAEAKASYEAWKENKREALREKIRDKQEVMRKLQKEMEDEEERKETAKLVFEKWKREHDELLREQLQKQELTENRLKEKKEKEKEERTRESSSSFTQWNSRKKKIIEEKLKSDNRKKEIKEIEEKYEKEERERTALEMYEKWLCESDKQEDEVKSTACCRKHLLFLIFSSSSSSSSSLQQHH, encoded by the exons ATGGATGAGGAGGATTTGTGCACCACTCTGGCCTACAACACAAGTCCTACATCCTCCAAAAGAACCACTTTCCAG GATGAGCTGGAGACAGCAGTTAATGAGAGAGCTGCCAGGAACAGAGCCTTACACAGAGCTAATGGCTTtagtgatgaagatgatggtgatgatg ATGTCCTGGAAGAGCTGCTGAAGACGAGGAGGAAGAAGATGGACATGTTCAAAGCCTCAAAATCAAAAATCTCACTTTCAGTTACTAAAATGTCAGACGAAGAGGAGGAGAACATCAGACCCAAAAAAGTCTCCTTCCTGAAGAAACAGAGAAATTCTTACACTCACAAAACAGACAATCTCAGATCAGACACTCCAAGATCAGACACTCCAAGATCAGACAGTTTTAGATCAGACAGCACCTTTATTTCACACCAAAGTGTGACGGAGGCTCAGACTCTACAGAGACGTCAGCAGGACTCAGACACTGTATCAGCTCCACAACACAGTAGATCAGAACCTTCTGCCTGCATGAGGAGCCTATCAGAATCGCCCTTGTCTCTTTATTCAAAGAGCAGCCAATGGGAACACGGCTCTGAGT GTGtgtcagaggccacacccccgaCACCTGCCCCCCGCCAGCGAGCAGATCTTTACTCCGCTCGCAGTGGATGTGATGGAGAGGACGGACAAACACAAGCTCCATCCAGCAGAGCTGCTATGTCAGTGCTGtccaacaccatcaccaacaccaacactaacaccaacacctCTTTTCTGACTGCAGGGAATTCTGGGATTGATTCCCAACAG CACGGTGTTTCTGTGATGGTGAACACACACTCCAGGCCACTAGAGGGTGCTGAGAGCGCAG ATTTCTCAGCAGCAGAACAAAAAAACCAGGAAGAATatcag tttggttCTGAAGTCTCTCCTGTACCAGATAATGGAATTTCCAG ATCTTCAGCTTTTCGACCAGGAAGCTCCAGAAGATCCAGGAGCACATCATCATACACTGCAGAGTCCAGATATCTGGGGACATTAAAGGTTCTGGAGCAGGAGACGGGACTGGACACCGCCGACTCGCTCAGAGCGACTGTTTATCAG aaCTGGTTAAAGAATAAACAGGAGAGACTGCAGGTGACGCTCCGAGctaaaaaacaagaagaaaaactgaaagaggagaaaaaaattgAG GAGGAACGGAGTAAGAAAGCTGAAGCTAAAGCATCTTATGAAGCTTGGAAAGAAAACAAACGTGAAGCTCTGAGAGAGAAGATCAgagacaaacaggaagtgatgaggAAACTGCAGAAGGAGAtggaggatgaagaggaaaggaaagaaaccGCAAAACTG GTTTTTGAGAAATGGAAGCGAGAACATGATGAACTACTTCGTGAGCAGCTCCAAAAACAGGAGCTCACAGAAAACAGgctaaaggagaaaaaagagaaggagaaagaagagagaacaagagagagcaGTTCTTCATTTACTCAGTG GAACAgcaggaagaagaagataatTGAGGAGAAGCTAAAGTCTGATAATAGgaagaaggaaataaaagagATTGAAGAGAAAtatgaaaaggaagaaagagaaaggacgGCGCTGGAGATGTACGAGAAATGGCTG tgtgagtctgaTAAGCAAGAAGATGAAGTGAAATCTACAGCATGCTGCAGGAAAcatctcctcttcctcatcttctcttcctcatcctcatcctcatcctccttacAGCAGCATCACTAA
- the map9 gene encoding microtubule-associated protein 9 isoform X2, producing MDEEDLCTTLAYNTSPTSSKRTTFQDELETAVNERAARNRALHRANGFSDEDDGDDDVLEELLKTRRKKMDMFKASKSKISLSVTKMSDEEEENIRPKKVSFLKKQRNSYTHKTDNLRSDTPRSDTPRSDSFRSDSTFISHQSVTEAQTLQRRQQDSDTVSAPQHSRSEPSACMRSLSESPLSLYSKSSQWEHGSECVSEATPPTPAPRQRADLYSARSGCDGEDGQTQAPSSRAAMSVLSNTITNTNTNTNTSFLTAGNSGIDSQQHGVSVMVNTHSRPLEGAESADFSAAEQKNQEEYQFGSEVSPVPDNGISRSSAFRPGSSRRSRSTSSYTAESRYLGTLKVLEQETGLDTADSLRATVYQNWLKNKQERLQVTLRAKKQEEKLKEEKKIEEERSKKAEAKASYEAWKENKREALREKIRDKQEVMRKLQKEMEDEEERKETAKLVFEKWKREHDELLREQLQKQELTENRLKEKKEKEKEERTRESSSSFTQWNSRKKKIIEEKLKSDNRKKEIKEIEEKYEKEERERTALEMYEKWLRRKEFQQKREQRERNMKAEEPQTPWSPPNRTVPFGK from the exons ATGGATGAGGAGGATTTGTGCACCACTCTGGCCTACAACACAAGTCCTACATCCTCCAAAAGAACCACTTTCCAG GATGAGCTGGAGACAGCAGTTAATGAGAGAGCTGCCAGGAACAGAGCCTTACACAGAGCTAATGGCTTtagtgatgaagatgatggtgatgatg ATGTCCTGGAAGAGCTGCTGAAGACGAGGAGGAAGAAGATGGACATGTTCAAAGCCTCAAAATCAAAAATCTCACTTTCAGTTACTAAAATGTCAGACGAAGAGGAGGAGAACATCAGACCCAAAAAAGTCTCCTTCCTGAAGAAACAGAGAAATTCTTACACTCACAAAACAGACAATCTCAGATCAGACACTCCAAGATCAGACACTCCAAGATCAGACAGTTTTAGATCAGACAGCACCTTTATTTCACACCAAAGTGTGACGGAGGCTCAGACTCTACAGAGACGTCAGCAGGACTCAGACACTGTATCAGCTCCACAACACAGTAGATCAGAACCTTCTGCCTGCATGAGGAGCCTATCAGAATCGCCCTTGTCTCTTTATTCAAAGAGCAGCCAATGGGAACACGGCTCTGAGT GTGtgtcagaggccacacccccgaCACCTGCCCCCCGCCAGCGAGCAGATCTTTACTCCGCTCGCAGTGGATGTGATGGAGAGGACGGACAAACACAAGCTCCATCCAGCAGAGCTGCTATGTCAGTGCTGtccaacaccatcaccaacaccaacactaacaccaacacctCTTTTCTGACTGCAGGGAATTCTGGGATTGATTCCCAACAG CACGGTGTTTCTGTGATGGTGAACACACACTCCAGGCCACTAGAGGGTGCTGAGAGCGCAG ATTTCTCAGCAGCAGAACAAAAAAACCAGGAAGAATatcag tttggttCTGAAGTCTCTCCTGTACCAGATAATGGAATTTCCAG ATCTTCAGCTTTTCGACCAGGAAGCTCCAGAAGATCCAGGAGCACATCATCATACACTGCAGAGTCCAGATATCTGGGGACATTAAAGGTTCTGGAGCAGGAGACGGGACTGGACACCGCCGACTCGCTCAGAGCGACTGTTTATCAG aaCTGGTTAAAGAATAAACAGGAGAGACTGCAGGTGACGCTCCGAGctaaaaaacaagaagaaaaactgaaagaggagaaaaaaattgAG GAGGAACGGAGTAAGAAAGCTGAAGCTAAAGCATCTTATGAAGCTTGGAAAGAAAACAAACGTGAAGCTCTGAGAGAGAAGATCAgagacaaacaggaagtgatgaggAAACTGCAGAAGGAGAtggaggatgaagaggaaaggaaagaaaccGCAAAACTG GTTTTTGAGAAATGGAAGCGAGAACATGATGAACTACTTCGTGAGCAGCTCCAAAAACAGGAGCTCACAGAAAACAGgctaaaggagaaaaaagagaaggagaaagaagagagaacaagagagagcaGTTCTTCATTTACTCAGTG GAACAgcaggaagaagaagataatTGAGGAGAAGCTAAAGTCTGATAATAGgaagaaggaaataaaagagATTGAAGAGAAAtatgaaaaggaagaaagagaaaggacgGCGCTGGAGATGTACGAGAAATGGCTG agaagaaaagagttTCAGCAGAAACGAGAGCAAAGGGAACGGAACATGAAGGCAGAGGAGCCGCAGACCCCCTGGAGCCCCCCGAACAGGACCGTCCCGTTTGGGAAATga
- the npy2r gene encoding neuropeptide Y receptor type 2 — MTENLLLLSDELRSLYSISSAWIPNMDVMNGDNVTRVDTDAYMNCCTVLDVAGEGALLDGLEDSTQLVGVQVVLIFAYSAIILFGVSGNSLVIYVVYKFRNLHTVTNLFITNLAVADLLVNALCLPFTLMATLSGEWRFGQVMCYLLPYAQGLTVHVSTITLSVIALDRYRSIVHHTDTKMSKDVCVLVIIISWVSSAVLASPLAIFREYVTFHLTPEHIIQGCVEKWPGSSADGTMYSVATFLLQYGLPLSVISCAYACIWSKLRKHLSPGGGHSERHRRRRKTTKMLAAVVAVFAISWLPFHAFQLAVDIDSSVLDMKDFKLLYTLFHIIAMCSTFTNPILYGWMNRNYRQAFAAAFKCGRPEGVLGRAHSNDVVRDKTLRHKCTISTLTQDNTHL; from the coding sequence TTCTAGTGCATGGATCCCAAACATGGATGTGATGAATGGAGACAATGTGACCCGAGTAGACACGGACGCTTACATGAACTGCTGCACCGTGTTGGACGTCGCGGGTGAAGGAGCTTTATTAGATGGTCTGGAGGACAGCACACAGCTTGTGGGGGTTCAGGTGGTTCTCATTTTTGCCTACAGTGCCATCATCCTGTTCGGTGTGAGTGGAAATTCTCTGGTTATTTATGTTGTGTACAAGTTCCGCAACCTTCACACTGTCACTAATTTGTTCATCACTAACCTGGCTGTAGCAGACCTGCTGGTGAATGCACTGTGCCTGCCCTTCACCCTGATGGCCACACTCTCAGGTGAGTGGAGGTTCGGTCAGGTGATGTGTTACCTGTTACCGTACGCTCAGGGCCTCACCGTTCATGTGTCCACTATTACACTCAGTGTTATCGCACTAGATCGCTACCGCAGCATCGtccaccacactgacaccaaaATGTCtaaagacgtgtgtgtgttggtcatcatcatcagttgGGTATCCAGTGCTGTGCTCGCCAGCCCCTTGGCCATCTTCCGTGAGTATGTGACCTTTCACCTGACGCCTGAACACATCATACAGGGTTGTGTGGAGAAATGGCCAGGCAGCAGTGCAGACGGAACCATGTACAGCGTGGCCACGTTCCTGCTGCAGTATGGTCTGCCCCTGTCGGTCATCTCCTGTGCCTACGCTTGCATCTGGAGCAAACTTAGGAAGCACCTGAGTCCTGGAGGAGGACACAGCGAGCGACACCGCCGCCGCCGAAAAACCACAAAGATGCTCGCAGCCGTAGTGGCCGTGTTCGCCATCAGTTGGCTACCGTTCCACGCCTTCCAGCTGGCTGTGGATATCGACAGCAGTGTGTTGGACATGAAGGATTTTAAGCTGCTTTACACATTGTTCCACATCATCGCCATGTGCTCCACATTCACAAACCCCATCCTCTATGGATGGATGAACCGGAACTACCGCCAGGCCTTCGCCGCAGCCTTTAAATGTGGTCGGCCTGAAGGCGTGTTGGGGAGAGCGCACAGCAATGACGTGGTGAGAGACAAAACTCTCAGACACAAATGTACCATCAGCACTCTGACTCAGgataacacacacctgtga